In one window of bacterium DNA:
- a CDS encoding methyltransferase domain-containing protein, translating into MSEPLSTYYTRMSDLIRIVTHSNGYANLGYCNSETEAPLNVNSTQRALVNKVVSKLNLKPGEIVVECGSGRGGPAQQVAAEYGCRVIGIELLDEQLKHRVDGCASFLQANVQQLPLCDATIDAIYSIESAFHYPNKSQFLREVARVLKPGGRLAIADVVLRDNYRGSFYKRFLEKIFASPVFFSDEQYCKAASQAGLEFVAVDDITSGVAQGVRHLGGTVQQYQRELLSAGYSLCYLILIKVCTRFGRWLYWLQPGRYTTYMMVKR; encoded by the coding sequence ATGAGTGAACCACTCTCTACTTACTACACACGTATGAGCGACTTGATCCGTATCGTTACTCACAGCAACGGGTATGCCAATCTTGGGTACTGCAATTCGGAAACAGAAGCGCCATTAAACGTCAATTCAACTCAACGTGCCTTAGTGAACAAAGTAGTCTCAAAGCTCAATTTGAAACCGGGTGAGATTGTTGTTGAATGCGGCAGTGGGAGGGGAGGACCCGCACAGCAAGTGGCAGCTGAGTATGGATGTCGAGTAATCGGAATCGAGTTACTGGATGAGCAGTTGAAACATCGGGTTGATGGTTGTGCCTCCTTCTTACAGGCAAACGTGCAACAACTCCCGCTTTGCGATGCTACAATCGATGCCATCTACTCGATTGAGAGCGCATTTCACTACCCGAACAAGAGTCAATTTCTTCGGGAAGTTGCCCGCGTCCTGAAGCCGGGGGGACGACTGGCGATTGCAGATGTAGTTTTGCGTGACAACTATCGCGGGTCATTTTACAAAAGGTTTCTTGAGAAAATCTTCGCCAGTCCAGTCTTCTTTTCTGATGAGCAGTATTGTAAAGCGGCATCACAGGCAGGATTGGAATTTGTTGCCGTCGATGATATCACCAGTGGAGTAGCGCAAGGAGTGCGCCACTTGGGAGGGACAGTGCAACAGTATCAACGGGAGCTGCTAAGTGCCGGTTATTCGCTTTGCTACCTGATTCTCATTAAAGTTTGTACCCGGTTTGGGCGATGGCTCTATTGGCTCCAACCGGGTCGCTACACAACCTATATGATGGTAAAAAGATGA